One Solanum lycopersicum chromosome 4, SLM_r2.1 DNA window includes the following coding sequences:
- the LOC101244178 gene encoding UDP-glycosyltransferase 79B8 isoform X3 gives MADSIHSKLQIVMFPWLAFGHLIPFLSLSNELAKKGHRISFLLPKNAEIKLQKFNLYPNLITFHPLKIPHIHGLPYGAETTADVPRALETLLAAAMDELYDEIKSFLRNLKPHFVFFDFAHWVPEIATEIGGIKTLCYKTVCPATSAYSLVRSPEKSVFMASTAAEKVRPPPGYPSTTVVLHEHEAKLLEFLFQEYGKGVTIYERLTKGMTLCDAIALKTCREIEGTFGDYIATQFKKPVLYTGPVLPDPEKGPLAEHGLSNWLEKFEPGSVVFCAFGSQLILEKKQFQELVLGLELTGLPFLVVLKPPEGTNSVEEALPEGFKERVQEKGLVLACWVPQLKILTHKSVGCFVSHCGYGSMWESLALCDCQLVLLPSANDQTLSARMMEQDLKVGVEVKKDENGWFSKESLCKAVKCVMDKDSQVGCLVKENHRKWKEVLSSPGFMSNYIDSFIQILYELLVK, from the exons GTCACAGAATCTCATTCTTGTTACCCAAAAATGCTgaaattaaacttcaaaaattcaatctttaccCTAATCTCATCACTTTCCACCCACTCAAAATCCCTCATATCCATGGCCTTCCATATGGAGCTGAAACTACAGCTGATGTGCCTAGAGCTTTGGAAACTCTACTAGCAGCAGCTATGGATGAATTGTATGATGAAATCAAATCTTTTCTTCGAAATCTAAAACCCCATTTCGTTTTCTTTGATTTTGCTCATTGGGTTCCTGAAATAGCAACAGAAATTGGGGGTATCAAGACTTTATGTTATAAAACCGTTTGCCCTGCTACATCAGCTTATTCATTGGTTCGATCACCGGAAAAGAGTGTTTTTATGGCATCAACTGCAGCTGAAAAAGTTAGGCCACCACCAG GTTACCCTTCTACTACTGTGGTGTTGCACGAACACGAAGCTAAGTTGCTAGAGTTTCTGTTTCAAGAATATGGCAAGGGAGTGACAATATATGAACGGTTGACAAAGGGAATGACGCTATGCGATGCAATAGCTTTGAAAACATGTCGAGAGATTGAAGGAACATTTGGTGACTACATCGCCACACAATTTAAAAAACCAGTCCTTTACACTGGACCTGTTCTTCCTGATCCTGAAAAGGGGCCTTTAGCAGAACATGGATTATCGAATTGGCTCGAGAAGTTTGAACCAGGATCGGTGGTGTTCTGTGCATTTGGAAGCCAATTGATTCTCGAAAAGAAGCAGTTTCAAGAACTTGTTTTAGGCCTTGAACTAACAGGTCTGCCATTTCTGGTAGTTCTTAAGCCACCTGAAGGAACAAATTCAGTAGAAGAAGCCCTGCCTGAGGGATTCAAAGAAAGGGTTCAAGAAAAAGGATTGGTTCTTGCTTGTTGGGTGCCTCAGTTGAAGATTTTAACTCACAAATCAGTTGGTTGTTTTGTGTCACACTGTGGTTATGGATCAATGTGGGAATCTTTAGCATTGTGTGATTGTCAATTAGTACTTTTGCCAAGTGCTAATGATCAAACTTTAAGTGCTAGGATGATGGAACAAGATCTTAAGGTTGGTGTTGAAGTGAAGAAGGATGAAAATGGTTGGTTTTCAAAGGAGAGTTTGTGCAAGGCTGTGAAATGTGTCATGGATAAAGATAGCCAAGTTGGCTGTTTGGTGAAAGAGAATCATAGAAAATGGAAGGAAGTTCTTTCAAGTCCTGGTTTCATGAGCAACTATATTGATAGTTTCATTCAGATTTTGTATGAACTTCTAGTTAAATAG
- the LOC101243883 gene encoding macrophage erythroblast attacher: MEMETVPNGSSPSSTTTTTSAAVTTNAASAAAVAAAISPNAPSSKLNQLSESLKLEHQFLRVPFEHYKKAIRANHRIVEKELSAVINGVSDAAESEMSRDDAVHHLNSLVSRLQGLKRKSEEGSRTENLQAQRCRARLDHLESADPENLSDWHNTRLKRILVDYMLRMSYYNTAVKLAESSNIQDLVDVDVFHEAKKVIDALQNKEVTPALAWCADNKSRLKKSKSKFEFQLRLQEFIELVRSENMMRAITYARKYLSPWGSTHMKELQRVLATLAFKSNTECTTYKVLFDSKQWDYLIDQFKQEFCKLYGMTLEPLLNIYLQAGLSALKTPFCYEDDCTKEDPLSHESFRKLATPLPYSKQHHSKLVCYITKELMDTENPPLVLPNGYVYSTKALEEMSKKNDGRITCPRTGLTCNYTELVKAYIS; the protein is encoded by the exons ATGGAGATGGAAACGGTTCCCAACGGCAGTTCGCCGTCATCCACCACCACCACTACCAGCGCTGCCGTCACTACAAACGCCGCATCCGCAGCGGCGGTGGCTGCTGCCATCTCACCTAACGCACCTTCGTCAAAACTGAACCAGCTGTCCGAATCGCTCAAATTGGAGCACCAGTTCCTTCGTGTTCCCTTTGAGCATTACAAGAAGGCGATCCGCGCTAATCATCGTATTGTTGAGAAGGAACTCTCCGCTGTTATTAATGGAGTTTCAGATGCTGCTGAATCTGAAATGTCCCGTGATGATGCTGTACATCACCTTAATTCACTTGTATCCAGATTGCAAGGCCTCAAAAGAAAG TCGGAAGAGGGGAGTCGAACAGAGAACCTGCAAGCGCAAAGATGCAGAGCACGGCTAGATCATCTAGAATCTGCTGATCCAGAAAATTTATCAGACTGGCATAACACCCGTTTGAAGCGGATACTGGTGGATTACATGCTGCGGATGTCATATTATAACACTGCTGTAAAGCTTGCTGAAAGCAGCAATATCCAG GATCTTGTTGACGTTGATGTCTTTCATGAAGCAAAAAAGGTCATTGATGCTCTCCAAAACAAGGAGGTAACTCCTGCTTTAGCCTGGTGTGCTGATAACAAATCCAGGCTAAAGAAATCAAAG AGCAAATTTGAATTCCAGTTGAGACTGCAAGAGTTCATAGAGTTGGTAAGATCTGAAAACATGATGCGGGCCATTACATATGCTCGGAAATATCTTTCACCTTGGGGTTCTACCCACATGAAAGAGTTGCAGCGGGTCTTGGCGACACTTGCTTTCAAGAGTAATACTGAATGTACAACTTACAAG GTTTTATTTGATTCGAAACAGTGGGATTACCTGATTGATCAATTCAAACAAGAGTTTTGCAAGTTATATGGCATGACTCTGGAGCCTTTGCTGAATATATATCTGCAAGCAGGGCTGTCTGCACTTAAAACTCC ATTCTGTTACGAAGATGATTGCACAAAGGAGGATCCATTGTCACACGAGAGCTTCCGCAAATTAGCAACGCCGCTACCATATTCAAAACAGCATCACTCAAAGCTTGTTTGCTACATAACAAAAGAACTGATGGATACTGAAAACCCACCCCTTGTATTACCTAATGGCTATGTCTATAGCACCAAG GCACTCGAAGAAATGTCGAAGAAGAATGACGGCAGAATCACATGTCCTAGGACAGGCCTCACCTGCAACTACACCGAGCTTGTTAAGGCTTACATTTCATGA
- the LOC104646706 gene encoding uncharacterized protein isoform X1, whose product MPLTPQQGCTSRLSNYSDLSVSGGNLSTPSRYSVHTNKANRSKNTLDQANDDVAAQTANLDLKELNVCRDKVEASVSVSMNIEDHTVYKKTEDTHNLVASGKGSANDGSDYESDGHQAFAGHVDIESVGCVREDEEYENGEIREPMMQTIVEDPVAEGMDSKKNKNDNKGINLGSPLLDKEETSRDDEQSPIGVIYQGSPDQSGLADVQEGCEKDVLCVGPSAGRRGAVRNVGEANNEYIGRSDMSAKALSSFQNAETPVNTTCSKDLSGKSRIINLPRASNVTSSSNFRPVTGRSLSSRSKRKIFLYGGGEIPSTKESR is encoded by the coding sequence ATGCCTTTGACCCCTCAACAGGGATGCACTTCTAGATTGTCTAACTATTCAGATTTGTCTGTGAGTGGCGGGAACTTGTCTACTCCATCTAGGTACTCTGTTCATACTAATAAAGCTAATAGGAGTAAAAATACTCTCGATCAGGCAAATGATGATGTTGCTGCTCAAACTGCAAACTTGGACCTCAAAGAACTAAATGTATGCAGGGATAAAGTGGAGGCATCTGTTTCCGTGAGCATGAATATTGAAGATCACACGGTATACAAAAAGACAGAAGACACACATAATTTGGTTGCAAGTGGTAAGGGGTCGGCAAATGATGGTTCTGATTATGAATCTGATGGTCATCAGGCTTTTGCTGGACATGTTGACATTGAGAGTGTGGGGTGTGTCAGAGAGGATGAGGAATATGAAAATGGTGAGATCCGAGAACCAATGATGCAGACAATTGTAGAAGACCCAGTTGCTGAGGGGATGGattcaaaaaagaataaaaatgataataaaggCATTAATCTGGGAAGTCCATTATTAGATAAAGAGGAAACAAGCAGAGATGATGAGCAAAGTCCTATTGGTGTTATTTACCAAGGATCACCTGATCAATCAGGACTAGCAGATGTACAAGAGGGATGTGAAAAGGATGTCTTATGTGTCGGACCATCTGCTGGGAGAAGAGGAGCTGTCAGGAATGTTGGTGAGGCTAATAATGAGTATATTGGAAGATCTGATATGTCAGCAAAAGCCCTTTCATCTTTTCAAAATGCAGAAACACCTGTTAATACTACCTGTAGTAAAGATTTGTCAGGCAAGAGTCGGATCATCAATTTACCCCGTGCATCAAATGTGACATCTTCTAGTAATTTCAGACCTGTAACGGGTAGGTCACTGTCTTCAAGAAGTAAAAGAAAGATATTCTTATATGGAGGAGGAGAAATTCCATCTACGAAGGAATCg
- the LOC104646706 gene encoding uncharacterized protein isoform X2 → MNIEDHTVYKKTEDTHNLVASGKGSANDGSDYESDGHQAFAGHVDIESVGCVREDEEYENGEIREPMMQTIVEDPVAEGMDSKKNKNDNKGINLGSPLLDKEETSRDDEQSPIGVIYQGSPDQSGLADVQEGCEKDVLCVGPSAGRRGAVRNVGEANNEYIGRSDMSAKALSSFQNAETPVNTTCSKDLSGKSRIINLPRASNVTSSSNFRPVTGRSLSSRSKRKIFLYGGGEIPSTKESR, encoded by the coding sequence ATGAATATTGAAGATCACACGGTATACAAAAAGACAGAAGACACACATAATTTGGTTGCAAGTGGTAAGGGGTCGGCAAATGATGGTTCTGATTATGAATCTGATGGTCATCAGGCTTTTGCTGGACATGTTGACATTGAGAGTGTGGGGTGTGTCAGAGAGGATGAGGAATATGAAAATGGTGAGATCCGAGAACCAATGATGCAGACAATTGTAGAAGACCCAGTTGCTGAGGGGATGGattcaaaaaagaataaaaatgataataaaggCATTAATCTGGGAAGTCCATTATTAGATAAAGAGGAAACAAGCAGAGATGATGAGCAAAGTCCTATTGGTGTTATTTACCAAGGATCACCTGATCAATCAGGACTAGCAGATGTACAAGAGGGATGTGAAAAGGATGTCTTATGTGTCGGACCATCTGCTGGGAGAAGAGGAGCTGTCAGGAATGTTGGTGAGGCTAATAATGAGTATATTGGAAGATCTGATATGTCAGCAAAAGCCCTTTCATCTTTTCAAAATGCAGAAACACCTGTTAATACTACCTGTAGTAAAGATTTGTCAGGCAAGAGTCGGATCATCAATTTACCCCGTGCATCAAATGTGACATCTTCTAGTAATTTCAGACCTGTAACGGGTAGGTCACTGTCTTCAAGAAGTAAAAGAAAGATATTCTTATATGGAGGAGGAGAAATTCCATCTACGAAGGAATCg